In Sphingobacterium thalpophilum, a genomic segment contains:
- a CDS encoding aldehyde dehydrogenase family protein: protein MIKSALKTLGISSQNLGSSTGQQWFSEGKEFESFSPVDGKLIANIKSSNRKDYEAVIKQAGDAFLHWRLLPAPKRGDIVRQLGDKLRELKPTLGKLVSYEMGKSYQEGMGEVQEMIDICDFALGLSRQLYGNTIHSERPGHRMYDQYHPLGVVGIITAFNFPVAVWAWNTALALVCGNTVVWKPSEKTPLCAIACQKLFAEILHNNGLPEGISNLIMGDREVGEWLSADNRIALISATGSTRMGKEVAVTVAQRLGKTLLELGGNNAIIVTPDADLKMTIIGAVFGAVGTAGQRCTSTRRLIIHEDIYDNVKKQLTKAYGQLKIGDPLDTKNHVGPLIDKAAVKSYLNALDKIKTQGGKMLIKGKVLEGKGYESGCYVQPVIAEVENHYEIVQHETFAPILYLIKYKGDISAAIALQNSVAQGLSSAVMTNNLREAELFLSAAGSDCGIANVNIGTSGAEIGGAFGGEKETGGGRESGSDAWKAYMRRQTNTINYTTDLPLAQGIKFDL from the coding sequence ATGATAAAATCAGCGCTTAAAACACTTGGAATATCTTCCCAGAATTTAGGATCATCAACTGGACAGCAATGGTTTTCCGAAGGTAAAGAATTCGAATCCTTTTCACCTGTCGATGGAAAACTCATCGCAAACATAAAAAGTAGCAATCGTAAAGACTATGAAGCAGTCATTAAGCAGGCCGGAGATGCATTTTTACACTGGCGCCTACTGCCTGCTCCAAAAAGAGGAGACATCGTTCGCCAGTTGGGAGACAAGCTACGTGAGCTTAAACCTACTCTCGGAAAATTAGTTTCCTATGAAATGGGAAAATCTTACCAAGAAGGCATGGGTGAAGTCCAAGAGATGATCGATATCTGTGACTTCGCCTTGGGCCTATCCCGTCAATTGTATGGTAATACCATCCATTCGGAACGTCCTGGGCACCGCATGTACGATCAATATCATCCTTTGGGTGTCGTCGGTATTATTACAGCATTTAACTTTCCAGTGGCGGTATGGGCATGGAACACCGCCCTCGCCTTGGTCTGCGGCAACACTGTCGTCTGGAAACCCAGCGAAAAAACACCGTTATGTGCCATAGCTTGCCAAAAATTATTTGCAGAAATCTTACACAACAACGGGCTGCCCGAGGGAATATCCAACCTCATTATGGGCGACAGGGAAGTTGGCGAGTGGCTTTCGGCAGACAACCGCATCGCCTTGATTTCTGCAACAGGATCTACCCGAATGGGAAAAGAAGTCGCCGTTACCGTAGCACAACGCCTTGGTAAAACACTTTTGGAGCTCGGTGGAAACAATGCGATCATCGTTACTCCAGACGCCGACTTAAAAATGACCATTATCGGTGCTGTATTTGGTGCCGTAGGTACAGCCGGACAACGCTGTACAAGTACCCGAAGACTTATTATCCATGAGGACATTTATGACAACGTCAAAAAACAACTGACAAAAGCTTATGGTCAATTAAAAATTGGTGACCCTTTGGACACGAAAAATCATGTGGGACCATTGATCGACAAAGCCGCCGTAAAATCATACTTAAACGCACTGGACAAAATTAAAACACAAGGGGGAAAAATGCTGATCAAGGGAAAGGTCCTTGAAGGCAAAGGGTATGAAAGTGGCTGTTATGTGCAGCCTGTCATTGCCGAAGTTGAAAATCATTATGAAATCGTACAGCATGAGACCTTTGCCCCTATTCTTTACTTAATCAAATACAAAGGGGATATCAGTGCGGCCATAGCACTTCAAAACAGCGTCGCCCAGGGATTGTCTTCTGCCGTTATGACCAACAACCTACGGGAAGCCGAGCTATTTCTCAGTGCTGCTGGCTCTGATTGTGGTATTGCCAACGTCAATATCGGCACATCGGGCGCCGAAATCGGAGGTGCTTTTGGAGGCGAAAAGGAGACTGGCGGAGGCCGGGAGTCTGGATCAGATGCCTGGAAAGCTTATATGCGCCGCCAGACAAATACCATCAATTATACAACTGACCTTCCCTTGGCACAAGGTATCAAATTTGATTTATAA
- the lat gene encoding L-lysine 6-transaminase: protein MSSVHERLSKHILADGFPLVMDMEKSHGSYVVDENGNEYLDMFSMFASMAVGYNHPHLVKQRDFLGKMAVNKPAMSDIYPKEFADFVDTFDRVAIPKELPYAFFISGGTLAVENALKAAFDWKTRLNFAQGIQKEASQVIHFKQAFHGRSGYTLSLTNTQDPRKYLYFPKFNWPRITNPKLSYPLTSEHIDQTIALEEKAVSEIRQAITANPNDIACIIIEPIQGEGGDNHFRKEFFVQLRQICDANQILLIFDEVQTGLGITGKMWAYQHYNVIPDIIAFGKKAQVCGILASKEKFDQVEHHVFQESSRINSTFGGDFMDMLRFKLILEVIEQENLIQNAAEKGRYLQDKLQELLSKKPQLSNLRGEGLFVAVDFESEAARNEFIKKAYANKLIMLGCGEKSIRFRPHLNVSYEDIDKTIAIIEKSIS, encoded by the coding sequence ATGAGCAGCGTACATGAAAGATTAAGCAAACATATATTAGCCGATGGATTCCCTTTGGTTATGGATATGGAGAAATCCCATGGTTCTTATGTCGTGGATGAAAATGGGAATGAATACCTCGATATGTTCAGTATGTTTGCCTCCATGGCCGTGGGTTACAATCATCCACATTTGGTCAAACAACGTGACTTCCTGGGTAAAATGGCCGTCAATAAGCCAGCCATGTCAGATATTTACCCCAAAGAGTTTGCTGATTTTGTCGACACTTTTGATCGCGTAGCCATACCGAAAGAACTCCCCTATGCCTTTTTCATCTCGGGGGGAACACTCGCCGTGGAAAATGCATTAAAAGCTGCCTTCGACTGGAAGACAAGGCTTAATTTCGCACAGGGAATACAAAAGGAAGCCAGCCAGGTCATTCACTTTAAACAGGCTTTTCATGGTAGATCGGGCTATACCCTGTCATTAACGAATACACAAGACCCCAGAAAATACCTTTATTTTCCAAAGTTCAACTGGCCACGCATTACCAATCCTAAATTGAGCTATCCCTTAACAAGCGAACATATCGATCAGACGATTGCTTTGGAGGAAAAAGCTGTCTCGGAAATACGTCAGGCGATCACGGCTAACCCCAACGATATTGCCTGCATTATTATTGAACCGATACAGGGTGAAGGTGGCGACAACCATTTTCGAAAGGAATTTTTCGTACAGCTTCGTCAAATATGTGATGCAAATCAGATCCTCTTAATTTTTGATGAAGTACAGACGGGATTGGGTATCACGGGAAAAATGTGGGCTTACCAACATTACAACGTCATTCCCGATATCATTGCCTTCGGCAAAAAAGCACAAGTCTGCGGTATACTGGCGAGCAAGGAAAAATTTGATCAGGTGGAACATCATGTCTTTCAAGAATCCAGTCGTATCAATTCGACATTTGGTGGCGATTTTATGGATATGCTCCGCTTTAAATTAATTCTTGAAGTCATAGAGCAAGAAAACCTGATTCAAAATGCGGCAGAAAAAGGGCGCTATCTACAAGATAAGCTCCAGGAACTGCTATCGAAAAAACCGCAGCTGTCCAATTTACGGGGTGAGGGTTTATTCGTTGCAGTGGATTTCGAATCGGAAGCTGCACGGAATGAATTTATCAAGAAAGCCTACGCCAATAAACTGATTATGTTAGGCTGTGGAGAGAAAAGTATCCGTTTTAGACCGCACCTCAATGTGAGCTATGAGGATATCGATAAAACGATAGCAATTATAGAAAAAAGTATTTCCTAA
- a CDS encoding suppressor of fused domain protein, with product MSSGAEESSPDKKDTEITAGGSTVYRYEDQSDDKDPKNLFPEVQCVYLDEIEEHLTKYIAEPDMVFHEIISEFVHIDVHWIKPSANYPYHILVTSGMSDLAMHVPDEVENKESYERAELMVVLPADWKIGEEEFQDDNNYWPVYFLKRLARFPHEYKTWLGYGHTIPNGMEAEDIANTGFGCMLLLPPMLSFDEEFLELKTKDGNLINFYAMIPVYKEEMDYKLEEGTDALLDLFDEYGISELVDIDRPNVCKDR from the coding sequence ATGAGTAGCGGAGCGGAGGAATCTTCGCCTGATAAAAAAGATACAGAAATTACTGCCGGAGGTTCTACGGTCTACCGTTATGAAGATCAATCTGATGATAAGGATCCAAAAAACTTATTTCCGGAGGTACAATGTGTTTATCTGGATGAGATTGAGGAGCATTTGACCAAATATATTGCCGAACCCGATATGGTGTTCCATGAGATAATCTCTGAGTTTGTTCATATCGATGTGCATTGGATTAAACCAAGTGCAAATTATCCATACCATATCTTGGTTACTTCGGGCATGAGTGACCTGGCTATGCATGTTCCAGATGAAGTGGAAAACAAAGAGTCTTATGAGCGCGCAGAGCTAATGGTTGTGCTACCCGCTGATTGGAAGATCGGAGAAGAGGAATTTCAGGATGACAATAATTATTGGCCGGTCTACTTTTTGAAAAGATTAGCGCGGTTTCCACATGAGTACAAAACCTGGCTGGGCTATGGGCATACCATTCCCAATGGCATGGAAGCCGAAGATATTGCAAATACAGGTTTCGGTTGTATGTTGCTGCTTCCGCCTATGTTAAGTTTTGATGAGGAATTTTTGGAGTTAAAGACCAAAGATGGTAATCTGATCAATTTTTATGCAATGATTCCCGTGTATAAAGAAGAGATGGATTACAAACTGGAAGAGGGCACAGATGCACTCTTAGACTTGTTTGATGAATATGGAATTTCCGAGCTGGTCGATATCGACCGTCCCAATGTCTGTAAAGATAGATAG
- a CDS encoding energy transducer TonB, with protein sequence MVWCTSASAQVIAKRDIPADSIAQHVDDFPYFKGGVVAWSKFIQNNLDLSGTVRAMDSVAYAKYGSRQTAILKFIVCEDGAICNIEIENPDKISPEFAKAVLSAMRRSPQWMPGQVKGKPVKTRFRQPVVAVIE encoded by the coding sequence ATGGTATGGTGTACTTCCGCAAGTGCACAAGTGATTGCTAAGCGGGATATCCCTGCAGACAGTATCGCACAGCATGTTGATGATTTTCCCTATTTCAAGGGCGGGGTGGTGGCCTGGTCCAAATTTATACAAAATAATCTGGATCTGTCCGGAACAGTCCGGGCAATGGACAGTGTGGCCTATGCAAAATACGGATCTCGGCAAACGGCAATTCTGAAATTTATTGTTTGCGAGGATGGGGCGATCTGCAATATTGAAATCGAGAATCCCGATAAGATAAGCCCCGAGTTTGCAAAGGCTGTGTTGTCTGCTATGCGCCGGTCGCCACAATGGATGCCTGGTCAGGTCAAGGGAAAACCGGTTAAAACAAGATTCAGGCAACCTGTCGTTGCTGTGATCGAATAA
- a CDS encoding GbsR/MarR family transcriptional regulator produces MELQEAKQQFIDTWGALGSEWGINKSVAQVHALLLSASNPMSTDEIMEKLVISRGNANMSIRQLIDYGIVYKKHIAGDRKEYFVAEKEVLKWAMKIAVMRKQKELDPVMDILKDISRNTEKDQTAEGKEFHKTVKDIQNLTDQLETIANKIFNTSGGDLLIKLIKLMM; encoded by the coding sequence ATGGAATTACAAGAAGCAAAACAGCAATTTATAGACACCTGGGGGGCATTAGGTTCTGAATGGGGAATCAACAAGTCCGTTGCGCAAGTTCATGCCTTACTCCTCTCGGCAAGCAATCCCATGTCTACAGACGAGATTATGGAAAAGTTGGTGATCTCGCGCGGCAATGCCAATATGAGTATCCGACAATTGATCGATTATGGCATCGTCTACAAAAAGCATATTGCCGGCGACAGAAAAGAATATTTTGTTGCCGAGAAAGAAGTCTTAAAATGGGCCATGAAAATTGCGGTAATGCGTAAGCAAAAAGAACTTGACCCCGTTATGGATATTCTAAAGGATATCAGCCGAAATACAGAGAAGGATCAGACGGCAGAAGGTAAGGAATTCCATAAAACGGTCAAGGACATCCAAAATCTGACGGATCAACTCGAAACTATTGCCAACAAGATTTTCAATACTAGCGGTGGAGATTTATTAATTAAATTGATCAAATTAATGATGTAG